AAGGCGTTGCCTCGGCCCTCACTCTCGGCTGGACAATCATGCAACTGCCGCAAACGGTGATCGGCACGGCGGCGGCCACCGCCCTTTTGCCGTCGCTCGCCGAATTAATCAGCCGGGGTGATGACCATGCATTACGCACCACCCTACAGACTGCGATCAAAGTTGTGCTGGCGCTTACGTTGTTGGCAACCATCATCTCACTCGCCTTCGTCCGCCCGGCAGTGGAACTCGTTTTCGAAGGACGAGGCAAATTCACTGCTGAAAATACGGCATTGCTGATTCCAGCGGCACAGATGTTTTTGCTGGGCATCGCCGGACATTCTCTGGTGGAAATCGCCGTTCGCACTTTCTATGCGCGGCAACGCCCTTGGACTCCGTTGATCGCCGCCGCCCTCACCGCCGTTGTATTCGTGGGTTTATGCTTTGCTCTTACTCCGCTCATGGGCCACGCCGGGATCGCCCTGGCGAACACGTTGGCCTTCACGGCTGAAGCTTTGGGCCTGTTGTGGCTTCTGCGACGGCAAAATGTTTTGTAGCCGGACTGTGATACCGCTTGCCAGAGTTGTTTCTTCTGATATACTTCCGCTCCAACAACTTATTCATTCTTGGAGGATACAATGCAAGACACGATGGAATACGGGAAAGCGTTTACGTTTCCCCAACAGGATACAGACTGGATCAAGAAAGTGGCGATTGCCGGTGGCATCATGTTTGCTGGCCTGGCATTCAGTTGGCTTCTGCTAATTCCGGCCATCGCCGCCGGACTGCTACTGGGCGGATACGGCCTCGAAATCACCCGCCGCGTCATCGCCGGTGAGAGCAACCTTTTGCCGGAGTGGACGGACTTTGGCGGCCTGTTCAAGAAGGGCTTCTCGGTGTTCGTCGTCCAGTTGGTTTACGCATTGCCAATTATTGTGTTGGCGTTATGTATTACGGTTCCTTACATAGCCGCAAGCGTCGCTGCCGGCTCATCCTCGAACGACGCAGCAGGAACCATGGCCATAATTGCCAACGTGGTGAGCGTCTGCTGTAGTTGTGTGATCGCCATCTACGCCATCTTCATGGCGATGTTAATGCCCGCCGCCATCGGCAAACTTGCCGCCACCGGCGAAATTGGCCCGGCCCTGCGCGTGGGTGAAGTGGTGGCCCTCGTTCGCGCCAAACCGGCAGTGTTTCTCATTGTAGCCTTGCTGTCGGGCCTTGCTTCCTCGATCCTGTCGTCTATTGGCTCGGCCATCTGCGGCATTGGCGCGCCGTTTGGCATCGCCTATGCCATCATTGTCGCTTCGCACCTCTACGGCCAGGCCTACAAAGTGGCCTCTGCCGAAAGCGGCGGGGCGGCCTCCCCGGCGGCTCCGGCCACGATGTAACCTTTTCCTGAATCAAAAACGGCGACTCGGAGGAGCCGCCGTTTTTTGATTCTCGTTTAACTGTTATTGCTTTTCGTAAGGCTGGCCGTCGGCGGCGGGGGGAATGGCCCGCCCCACCAACCCGGCCAGGGCGATCATCGTGGCAATGTATGGGGCCATGAGCAAAAACTGTGACGGGATGGGCGTGCGCAGAAGCGCCAGCTTGTTCTGCAACGAGTCGGCGAAACCGAAGATCAGCGACGAGCCAAACGCGCCGAACGGCGTCCACTTGCCGAAGATCATCGCCGCCAGGCCGATAAAGCCGCGCCCGGCAGTCATCAACTCCTCGAAACGCCCCACCGAGCCGAGGGTGAAATACGCGCCGCCAAAACCGGCCATCAGCCCGCCCAGCACCACGTTGACGTAGCGGGTGCGAAAAACGTTGATGCCCAGCGTATCGGCGGCTTTGGGATGTTCGCCCACAGCCCGCACTCGCAAACCCCAGCGCGTGTAAAACAACGCTACGTGAACCACTACCAACAGAATGTATGTGCCGTAAGTGAAGATGTTGCTGTCGAAAAAGATTCCGCCGACGACAGGAAGCTTGGACAGAACGGGCACCGGCCAGTTTTTAAACACCCCCACGTTGTTCAATTCCGGAATCTGTTGCATGAACTTGCTGGAGATGAAGCTGGTCATGCCGGTGGAGAAGATATTGATGACTGTGCCGCTGATGATCTGATCCACTTTATAGCGGATGGACAGCACGGCGTGGACGAAGGCCAACAACCCGCTGGTAAGCAGGCCGGCCAGCAGGCCGCCCCACAAATGCACCTGATAGGTTGTGCACAGGCTCGGCACATCCGCCGGGCCGCACTGGGACAAAATGTAGCTTCCAACCAGAGTTGACATCATGGCCGAGCCAAGCATCAGGCCTTCGATGGCGATGTTGACCACCCCGGCCCGTTCGCACAAAATGCCCGACAGCGCGCCGAGGGTGAGCGGCACCGAGCGCAACACTGCCGTCTTGAGCATCCCGGCCAGGTTGATGGATTGATCGCGAGTGGCCCAGACCAGAAAGGTGAAGATGAAGGAGAGAGCCACGATCCCAAGTATCACGTTGGTAAGGCGGCCAAACCCGCGCGCCAGTTGGTAGCCGCCCATCGCCGCCGAGAGCACGGCCAGCAGAGTCACCGTGCCGCTGGAGGGGATGACCCAGTCGGGCAGACGGTCAGCTGCCGGGACCTGCCCCTGGTTGAGGCCGAAGGTTGAGACCAGGGCCGAGTCCACGCCGTTGGCGAAGAGCCAGTACATGGCAATGGCAAGCACGAGAAAGACGATGCCCATCACCCGTTCGCGGGTGGCGTGAGCCTGTTGCACAAACGATTTGGTTGAAGTTGTAGTTGTCGCTGCCATCACTCACCCCGCCGTTGTTCATTGCTCATGGTTTCACTGTTCATTGTTTACTTGCCCCAACCGCGTGTGAACACCGTGCCCTCGCCTTCACCCGCTTCTTTGAGCCGGTAGATAGCCCGGATGATGGCCGGGGCGGCGATGAAGGCGATGATGAGCGCCTGAATGATCGAGATGATGTCAATTGGAATGCGGGCCACGCTCTGCATGCGCGTCGTCCCGCTGCGGAGCGTGCCAAACAAAAGCGCCGCCAGCACCACGCCGAACGGATGACTCTTGCCCAGCAAGGCCAGGGCAATGCTGTCGAAACCGTAACCGGACGAGAAGGCGAAGGCCAGATTGTGGTTCACGCCCAACACTTCGTTGGCCCCGGCCAGCCCGGCCAGCGCCCCCGACAGGCACATGGCGATGATCAGGTTGCGGGTAATGTTCATGCCGGCATACCTGGCCGCGTTCGGGTTCGCGCCCACCGTCCGAATCTCGAACCCGAACGTGGTCTTGAAGAGGAACCAGTAGACCACGAACGCCACGCCCAGGGCAACAAAGAAACCCAGGTGAAAACGGATCGGGTCGGGAAAGAGGCGCGGCAGTTCGGCAGAGACTTCGATGGGCGGGCTGATGGGGTTGGCCGAGCTTGGCTCCTTCAGCGGCCCTTTGTCGCCCAGCAACCACTCGCTCAGGCGGAAGGCAATGTAGTTCATCATGATCGTGTTGATCACTTCGTGCGCCCCGGTCTTGGCTTTAAGAATGGCCGGAACAAAGGCCCAGGCCGCTCCGCCCAGCGCCCCGGCCAACAGCGCCAGCGGCAGGTGAATGATCGCCGGCAGGCCCTTGAGGGCAAAGCCCGCCCACACCGAGCAGATCGCGCCGATGAACAACTGCCCTTCGGCGCCGATGTTGAACAGGCCGCACCGGAAACCAACCGCCACCGACAGCCCGGCAAAAATATACGGGGTGGCCGCCACCAGGCTTTCGGTGATCGGATAAAAAGCGTCAATAATCTCTTTGCTGTCGCCGCTTTGCAGGGCGGCGATGATCTGCCCCAGTGAACCGAGCGACCCTTCTAGCAACGAGCCATAGGCCGTCGAAATCGCCGTCCAGGCCGCGCTAAAGGCCGCGCCCGGCTGGCTGCCGAAGTTCTTGAACGCCTCCAGCACGGCAAAGTCGGTGAAGACGATGACCAGCGAGCCGAAGAGAAAGGCCGTAAACATAGCCAGGGCCGGCATCAGCGCCGGGCGCACAATTGTTTGAAGTCGGGATGTGTTCGTCAAAGCGCTACCTCACAATTAATACTCAATACTGAATACCCATTACTCAAAAACCTAAGCGGCAAGAGGAATATTGGGTATTGAGTATTGAGTATTGGGTATTGGGTACTCAAAATACCGCCGTCGCCGCTTCGGCTTCCTGCGGCTTGGCCACCTGCGACGGATCAACCCCGGCCATGAGCAGGCCAAGATATTCCTTGTTCACTTCAGCCCGATCCACGACGGCCACCACCCGCCCGCGATACATCACCGCAATGCGATCCGAGAGGGCCAGAATCTCATCAAGCTCGGTTGAAACCAGCAGAACCGCGCAACCGTCGGAGCGCTTCTCGATGATGCGGCCATGAATATATTCAATCGAGCCAACGTCCAGGCCGCGCGTGGGCTGGGCGGCGATGAGCAGTTTGATGGGCCGCGACAATTCGCGGGCAATGATAACTTTTTGCTGGTTGCCGCCGGAGAGCGAGCCGGCCGAAGTTTCAATGCCCGGCGTGCGCACGTCGAACTGACGTACACGATCTGCCGCCGCCTTATCCACTTCGTTTTGCTGAATGAGGATGTTCTGGGCAAACGGCGGCAGGTAGTAGGTGTTCAACACCATATTGTCGGCTACGGGGTACGACAGCACCAGTCCGTCGCGCTGGCGATCTTCGGGCACGTGGGCCACGCCCATCTCCACAATCTGTCGCGGGCTGGCGTGTGTGGTGGCGTGGCCCAGGATGGTGGCCTGGCCGGAAAATGGCGAACGCAAGCCGGTGAGGGCTTCCACCAACTCGGTCTGGCCGTTGCCCTGCACCCCGGCCACCCCCATCACCTCCCCGGCTCGCACGTCAAACGTCACCCCGTCCACGGCCAGGTTTTCACGATCATCCAACACCCGCAAATCCTTCACGTGCAGAACCGGCTCGCCGGGTTTGGCCGCCACTTTCTTCACCGTTAGCTCCACACTGCGGCCCACCATCATCGAAGCTAGTTGCGGCTCGGTGGCCGTCTTGGGGTCGGCTTCACCCACCACCTTGCCCAGCCGCAAAACGTTGATGCGGTCGGCAACCGCCAGCACCTCGCGCAATTTGTGAGTGATGAAGATAATGGACTTGCCCTTCTCCACCAGCGACTTGATGACCTTGAAGAGATCGTCGGCTTCCTGCGGCGTGAGCACCGCCGTCGGCTCGTCGAGAATCAAAATGTCGGCGTTGCGATAAAGCAGTTTGATGATCTCCACCCGCTGTTGCAGGCCGACCGGCAGGTCTTTGATGTAAGAGTCGGGAGCAACGGGCAGGCCGTATTGTTCAGAAATATGGCGGATGCGATCCGCCGCCGATTTCTTGTCGAGAAACACGCCGCCCACCAGCGACTCGACTCCGAGCATGACGTTTTCGGTGACGGTAAGCACCGGCACCAGCATGAAGTGCTGGTGAACCATGCCCACGCCGGCGGCAATTGCATCGTTGGGGCTGTGAACTTTGATCGGCTGGCCCTTGACAATGATCTCGCCCTCGTCCGGCTGGTACAGGCCGTAGAGCACATTCATCAACGTGGACTTGCCCGCGCCGTTCTCGCCCAGCAGGGCCAGAATCTCGCCCTGATTGAGCGTCAGGTCAATGTGATCATTTGCCAGCACACCGGGGAAACGTTTGGTGATTCCATGTAGTTCAAGAATTGGGGGCATGGGTGTTGGGGGTTGTCAGAAGATTGGAGAGTAGCGAGAGTTTAGCACAAGGATGCCCAAAATGAAACAGGCGGCCCGAACTTCTTCAGGCCGCCTGTTTGTTGAGCTAAGCAGACAGGGTCACAGGTATCCAAGTAGACATATTTACTTGTTTCCCTGTCTACTTCTTTCCTGCTTACTTGAGCGAAGAGAAAGTGCTAACCGCGATCTTGCCGTCAATGATGTCCTGCTGAACAGCGGCCAGTTCATCCTTGAGTTCCTGCGAGACGGCGGAGTCGAAGTCGTGGAAAGCGGCCAGGCCCACCCCGTCGTTGGCCAGGTTGCCAACGTAGGTGCCGCCCGCGAACGAGCCACCGGCCACCGCCTTCGACGCCTCCAGCACCGACAACTCCAGGTGCTTGAGCACGCTCGACAGCATGATCTCCTTGTACTCCGGCGCGCTGACGTACTGGTCGGTGTCCACGCCAATCATCATCACCCCGCCGCCGCGCTCCTTGATGGCCGCCGCTGAGCCGAGGCCCACCGGCCCGGCCACCGGGAAGATCACGTCCGCGCCTTCGTCCATCAGGTTCTCGGCCAGACGCTTGCCGTCAT
The nucleotide sequence above comes from Chloroflexota bacterium. Encoded proteins:
- a CDS encoding DUF4013 domain-containing protein translates to MQDTMEYGKAFTFPQQDTDWIKKVAIAGGIMFAGLAFSWLLLIPAIAAGLLLGGYGLEITRRVIAGESNLLPEWTDFGGLFKKGFSVFVVQLVYALPIIVLALCITVPYIAASVAAGSSSNDAAGTMAIIANVVSVCCSCVIAIYAIFMAMLMPAAIGKLAATGEIGPALRVGEVVALVRAKPAVFLIVALLSGLASSILSSIGSAICGIGAPFGIAYAIIVASHLYGQAYKVASAESGGAASPAAPATM
- a CDS encoding ABC transporter permease, yielding MTNTSRLQTIVRPALMPALAMFTAFLFGSLVIVFTDFAVLEAFKNFGSQPGAAFSAAWTAISTAYGSLLEGSLGSLGQIIAALQSGDSKEIIDAFYPITESLVAATPYIFAGLSVAVGFRCGLFNIGAEGQLFIGAICSVWAGFALKGLPAIIHLPLALLAGALGGAAWAFVPAILKAKTGAHEVINTIMMNYIAFRLSEWLLGDKGPLKEPSSANPISPPIEVSAELPRLFPDPIRFHLGFFVALGVAFVVYWFLFKTTFGFEIRTVGANPNAARYAGMNITRNLIIAMCLSGALAGLAGANEVLGVNHNLAFAFSSGYGFDSIALALLGKSHPFGVVLAALLFGTLRSGTTRMQSVARIPIDIISIIQALIIAFIAAPAIIRAIYRLKEAGEGEGTVFTRGWGK
- a CDS encoding ABC transporter permease; protein product: MAATTTTSTKSFVQQAHATRERVMGIVFLVLAIAMYWLFANGVDSALVSTFGLNQGQVPAADRLPDWVIPSSGTVTLLAVLSAAMGGYQLARGFGRLTNVILGIVALSFIFTFLVWATRDQSINLAGMLKTAVLRSVPLTLGALSGILCERAGVVNIAIEGLMLGSAMMSTLVGSYILSQCGPADVPSLCTTYQVHLWGGLLAGLLTSGLLAFVHAVLSIRYKVDQIISGTVINIFSTGMTSFISSKFMQQIPELNNVGVFKNWPVPVLSKLPVVGGIFFDSNIFTYGTYILLVVVHVALFYTRWGLRVRAVGEHPKAADTLGINVFRTRYVNVVLGGLMAGFGGAYFTLGSVGRFEELMTAGRGFIGLAAMIFGKWTPFGAFGSSLIFGFADSLQNKLALLRTPIPSQFLLMAPYIATMIALAGLVGRAIPPAADGQPYEKQ
- a CDS encoding ABC transporter ATP-binding protein gives rise to the protein MPPILELHGITKRFPGVLANDHIDLTLNQGEILALLGENGAGKSTLMNVLYGLYQPDEGEIIVKGQPIKVHSPNDAIAAGVGMVHQHFMLVPVLTVTENVMLGVESLVGGVFLDKKSAADRIRHISEQYGLPVAPDSYIKDLPVGLQQRVEIIKLLYRNADILILDEPTAVLTPQEADDLFKVIKSLVEKGKSIIFITHKLREVLAVADRINVLRLGKVVGEADPKTATEPQLASMMVGRSVELTVKKVAAKPGEPVLHVKDLRVLDDRENLAVDGVTFDVRAGEVMGVAGVQGNGQTELVEALTGLRSPFSGQATILGHATTHASPRQIVEMGVAHVPEDRQRDGLVLSYPVADNMVLNTYYLPPFAQNILIQQNEVDKAAADRVRQFDVRTPGIETSAGSLSGGNQQKVIIARELSRPIKLLIAAQPTRGLDVGSIEYIHGRIIEKRSDGCAVLLVSTELDEILALSDRIAVMYRGRVVAVVDRAEVNKEYLGLLMAGVDPSQVAKPQEAEAATAVF